One Cryobacterium psychrophilum DNA segment encodes these proteins:
- a CDS encoding EVE domain-containing protein: protein MAIRFWLGVAQREQVLRGVHMGMAHASQAARVTLAGMGEADGLVYYSPKTAFEGEVLREFTAIARITDAAVAPIGDPGTEFQPWRRRADYDPHAVATSIRPLLSVLELTRGNPSWGRQLRQGLLEISRHDFEMIRQQMRRPSADDL, encoded by the coding sequence GTGGCAATTCGTTTCTGGCTGGGGGTCGCCCAGCGCGAGCAGGTGCTGCGCGGCGTTCATATGGGCATGGCCCATGCGAGCCAGGCCGCGCGCGTGACGCTCGCCGGCATGGGCGAGGCCGACGGCCTGGTGTACTACTCACCGAAAACCGCGTTCGAGGGCGAAGTGCTGCGGGAATTCACGGCCATCGCCCGCATAACGGATGCCGCCGTCGCCCCGATCGGTGATCCCGGCACCGAGTTTCAGCCGTGGCGCCGGCGCGCCGACTACGACCCGCATGCCGTGGCCACGTCGATTCGGCCGCTCCTGTCGGTGCTCGAGCTCACTCGCGGCAACCCGAGCTGGGGGCGCCAGCTACGGCAGGGCCTGCTCGAGATCTCCCGCCACGACTTCGAGATGATTCGCCAGCAGATGCGCCGCCCCAGCGCCGACGACCTCTAG
- a CDS encoding DUF1684 domain-containing protein, with product MSSSLGALQIADWRRRVFGLYAGVRQLSVQSPEAGHELWRSGRDELFAGHPSSPLLPDDRAAFTGLPIAGYDPDWRFEVEVHRADRPLRITVDTGTDGAVPFDLVGTVRLPYLGSLDVWRLGNYGGGLFLPVKDALAGKPGGTYGGGRYLLDTVKGADLGPGANDDTLILDFNFAYNPSCAYDPMWACPLAQPGNTIDVAVPVGELYNGEVYAAHASDTHRS from the coding sequence ATGAGTTCTTCTCTGGGGGCATTGCAGATCGCAGACTGGCGTCGTCGCGTTTTCGGACTGTACGCGGGGGTGCGCCAACTGAGCGTGCAGAGCCCGGAGGCCGGGCATGAGCTGTGGCGATCGGGTCGGGACGAACTCTTCGCGGGGCATCCGTCATCACCGTTGCTGCCCGACGATCGAGCCGCGTTCACGGGTCTGCCCATCGCCGGCTACGACCCGGACTGGCGCTTCGAAGTGGAGGTGCACCGGGCCGATCGCCCGCTGCGCATCACCGTGGACACGGGAACAGACGGCGCCGTGCCCTTCGACCTGGTGGGAACCGTGCGATTGCCCTACCTCGGGTCGCTCGACGTGTGGCGCCTCGGCAATTACGGCGGCGGCCTGTTCCTCCCGGTCAAAGACGCGCTCGCCGGCAAGCCCGGCGGCACGTACGGCGGAGGTCGCTACCTGCTCGACACGGTCAAAGGCGCCGATCTGGGCCCCGGAGCCAACGATGACACGCTCATTCTTGACTTCAATTTTGCGTACAACCCCTCCTGCGCCTACGACCCGATGTGGGCCTGCCCGCTCGCGCAACCGGGCAACACGATCGACGTTGCCGTGCCGGTTGGTGAGCTCTACAACGGTGAGGTCTACGCCGCTCACGCATCAGATACGCACAGATCCTGA
- a CDS encoding DUF305 domain-containing protein, protein MLKSRTYFAGAIALAAALALSSCAGGSAATDSTTSSAEASSATFNDADVTFAQMMIPHHEQAVEMSDDLLAKDGIDQAIVDLATEIKAAQEPEITQLNDWLTEWESEDNSMSGMTDMDDGAEGMMSDDDMMALQNATETDAGRLFLEQMTVHHEGAVEMAQLEIDNGENADARALAENILTTQTAEIAVMAELLATL, encoded by the coding sequence ATGCTCAAATCACGTACGTATTTCGCTGGAGCCATAGCCCTGGCCGCAGCTCTCGCCCTCAGCTCGTGCGCTGGCGGCAGCGCCGCCACGGACTCCACGACCTCCTCAGCTGAGGCCTCTTCGGCGACCTTCAATGACGCCGATGTGACGTTTGCGCAGATGATGATCCCGCACCACGAACAGGCTGTCGAGATGAGCGACGACCTGCTGGCCAAGGACGGCATCGACCAGGCGATCGTCGACCTCGCCACCGAGATCAAGGCCGCACAGGAACCGGAAATCACCCAGTTGAACGACTGGTTGACCGAGTGGGAATCAGAAGACAACAGCATGTCGGGAATGACCGACATGGACGACGGCGCTGAGGGCATGATGTCCGACGACGACATGATGGCTCTTCAGAACGCCACCGAAACCGACGCGGGCCGCCTGTTCCTCGAGCAGATGACGGTGCACCATGAGGGCGCTGTCGAGATGGCGCAGCTCGAAATCGACAACGGCGAGAATGCCGATGCCCGGGCCCTGGCCGAAAACATCCTCACGACACAGACGGCAGAAATCGCCGTCATGGCAGAGCTTCTCGCAACCCTGTAG
- a CDS encoding M23 family metallopeptidase: MSRRDIRALENRMRESRFAPPLPKPARTAPKRASIGRQTATGVAMAMIALFTVSASLPALAVSPQAPQASAPSSADSAGEQILRFSSTASAPIQRDGFTVTDVPKPASYTELAANGRWASLDESQLSDLGWALPVLGRVTSRFGPRPNRPVAGVGGYHKGTDIAAPCGQPVFAATGGTVVQSGYQGSYGKWLLIDHGDGIKSGYAHNSTLLVNAGQTVTAGEVIALVGTTGSSSGCHVHFETRVDGTHLNPQTFMSSRGVSLD; encoded by the coding sequence ATGTCTCGGCGAGATATTCGTGCCCTCGAGAACCGTATGCGCGAGAGCCGATTCGCGCCACCCCTGCCGAAGCCGGCACGAACCGCGCCGAAACGAGCATCGATTGGCCGGCAGACGGCCACCGGTGTTGCCATGGCGATGATCGCGCTCTTCACCGTGAGCGCGTCCCTCCCCGCTCTGGCTGTCTCCCCGCAAGCACCACAGGCATCGGCGCCCTCGTCGGCTGACTCTGCCGGCGAGCAAATCCTCCGCTTTTCCAGCACGGCGTCGGCGCCGATCCAACGTGACGGATTCACCGTCACCGATGTTCCCAAACCTGCGTCATACACCGAGCTCGCCGCAAACGGCAGGTGGGCCAGCCTCGATGAGAGCCAGCTCTCCGACCTGGGATGGGCGCTGCCCGTACTGGGCCGCGTTACCAGCCGCTTCGGCCCGCGCCCGAACAGACCGGTCGCCGGGGTCGGCGGTTACCACAAGGGAACCGACATCGCCGCTCCGTGCGGCCAGCCGGTGTTCGCGGCGACCGGAGGAACCGTTGTCCAGTCCGGCTACCAGGGCTCCTATGGCAAGTGGTTACTCATCGACCACGGAGATGGCATTAAGAGCGGATACGCCCACAACAGCACCCTCCTCGTCAACGCCGGGCAGACCGTCACCGCCGGCGAGGTCATCGCCCTGGTGGGGACCACCGGTTCGTCCAGCGGATGCCACGTACATTTTGAGACCCGTGTGGATGGAACGCACCTAAACCCGCAAACGTTCATGAGTTCCCGAGGAGTATCTCTTGACTGA
- a CDS encoding M23 family metallopeptidase, with product MTEPAAVARVIRTGIATMAIFAMLAVAAPARAEEYPTWAEVESSRSSEAAKQTQIKAITSLINGLTAEVDAARAEADARATEYEAAQSTFDAASLKAATLQNKADEATALADVSAEQAGRFAALLARSGPGDMSMTLFLEPDEAGDLLNQLGSMSKMTERMSLVYETATANRNSATAATDQAKVAQEARGELAAAAETALAGAVAASDRVETALADQQQVAGTLQAQLTVLTEDRAATEADYATGEEVRRAAEAAAAAARAAQAAAAARAAQAQAQAQAQAAAAAAAAAAASASASARPAPPTGSSAPGNQGWVLPVYGWISSAYGPRLSRPVAGVGAFHHGTDIAAGCGQGVYAASAGTVVYAGWLGSYGKWVLIDHGDGTQTGYAHNSSVLVNRGQQVSAGATVALVGTTGASSGCHVHYETRVNGARVNPQPFMSSRGVTLG from the coding sequence TTGACTGAGCCCGCAGCAGTTGCACGCGTCATTCGTACAGGCATCGCGACGATGGCAATATTTGCCATGCTCGCTGTCGCAGCGCCGGCCAGAGCGGAGGAATACCCCACTTGGGCGGAGGTCGAGAGTTCTCGGTCATCCGAAGCCGCCAAACAGACGCAGATCAAGGCAATAACCTCACTGATCAACGGCCTGACGGCTGAAGTGGATGCTGCGCGTGCTGAGGCAGACGCGCGAGCGACCGAGTACGAGGCGGCGCAGAGCACCTTCGATGCGGCAAGCCTCAAAGCGGCGACCCTTCAAAATAAAGCAGATGAGGCGACGGCGCTGGCTGATGTCTCTGCCGAGCAAGCCGGCCGTTTTGCGGCCCTCCTCGCCCGGTCCGGACCCGGCGACATGTCGATGACCCTGTTCCTGGAACCAGATGAGGCGGGTGACCTGCTGAATCAGTTGGGTTCCATGAGCAAGATGACCGAGCGAATGAGCCTGGTCTATGAGACGGCAACAGCGAACCGAAATTCCGCGACGGCCGCGACCGATCAGGCCAAAGTAGCCCAGGAAGCGCGGGGAGAATTGGCAGCTGCCGCCGAGACAGCGTTAGCTGGGGCGGTGGCCGCGAGCGACCGCGTAGAAACGGCACTCGCCGACCAACAGCAGGTGGCCGGAACACTGCAGGCGCAACTCACCGTGCTCACCGAAGATCGTGCCGCGACGGAGGCCGACTACGCCACGGGTGAAGAGGTGCGCCGTGCTGCGGAAGCCGCTGCCGCCGCTGCGCGCGCAGCCCAGGCCGCCGCCGCCGCGCGGGCAGCCCAGGCCCAAGCCCAGGCCCAAGCCCAAGCCGCCGCCGCGGCCGCGGCCGCGGCCGCAGCGTCAGCGTCCGCATCCGCCCGCCCGGCGCCACCCACCGGCAGCAGCGCTCCCGGCAACCAGGGCTGGGTGTTGCCGGTGTACGGCTGGATCAGCTCCGCCTACGGCCCGCGCCTCAGCAGGCCGGTTGCCGGCGTCGGGGCGTTTCACCACGGCACAGACATTGCCGCCGGGTGTGGACAGGGAGTGTACGCAGCATCCGCTGGGACGGTTGTCTATGCCGGCTGGCTGGGCTCCTACGGCAAGTGGGTTCTGATTGACCATGGTGACGGCACGCAGACTGGGTACGCCCACAACAGCTCCGTGCTCGTCAACCGCGGGCAGCAGGTTTCGGCGGGGGCGACAGTCGCGCTCGTGGGGACGACCGGTGCGTCCTCGGGCTGTCACGTGCACTATGAAACACGCGTCAACGGTGCGCGTGTGAACCCACAACCCTTCATGAGTTCACGAGGAGTCACCCTTGGCTAG
- a CDS encoding F510_1955 family glycosylhydrolase, whose translation MARFSLSHCQARMLSVALVSTLALAGCATPDAGKGAASEENATVNRAFEHVHGLGADPLTGNTYAATHQGVWLIPTGRLPDTYLEGTPRSTTVEPSQIAGGAQDTMAFTVAAPGHLLASGHPAPTEQTDLNLPNLGLISSTDGANSWTALSLEGETDFHDLAAVPLDETLRVYGYDAGAGTILVSDDSGATWSTGGALPLRDLTVDPSRPDRVFATTAEGLAMSDDAGRTFDLVDGAPVLLLVEAADASAGGGLVGIDPQGTLWRQEGAAGTWTEAGAIDGPPDAFTFVGGSSPWILVAVAGGVAASDDYGLTWTELLS comes from the coding sequence TTGGCTAGATTCAGCTTGTCCCACTGCCAGGCCCGGATGCTGTCAGTGGCGCTTGTGAGTACCCTTGCCCTCGCTGGCTGCGCCACCCCAGATGCCGGGAAGGGCGCCGCTTCCGAAGAGAACGCAACGGTCAACCGCGCGTTCGAGCATGTCCACGGCCTCGGCGCCGACCCCTTGACGGGAAACACGTATGCGGCGACCCACCAAGGAGTGTGGCTCATCCCGACCGGGCGTCTCCCGGACACGTATCTCGAAGGAACGCCGCGCAGCACCACGGTCGAGCCCAGCCAGATCGCCGGCGGAGCGCAGGACACCATGGCATTCACCGTTGCCGCTCCCGGCCACCTTCTGGCGTCCGGCCACCCCGCACCGACGGAGCAGACCGACCTGAACCTGCCAAACCTTGGACTTATCTCCAGTACCGACGGTGCCAATTCCTGGACCGCCCTCTCCCTGGAGGGCGAAACGGATTTCCATGATCTCGCCGCGGTGCCCCTGGACGAGACCTTGCGCGTCTATGGGTACGACGCCGGTGCGGGGACCATCCTGGTGAGTGATGATTCCGGCGCCACGTGGTCCACCGGAGGGGCACTGCCCCTGCGCGACCTGACGGTAGATCCGTCACGACCTGATCGGGTCTTCGCGACGACAGCCGAGGGTCTCGCGATGAGCGACGACGCCGGTCGCACGTTTGACCTCGTGGATGGCGCTCCCGTGCTTCTGCTGGTCGAGGCCGCCGATGCCTCCGCCGGCGGGGGGTTGGTAGGAATTGACCCGCAGGGCACACTGTGGCGGCAGGAGGGCGCTGCCGGAACGTGGACAGAGGCAGGCGCAATCGACGGCCCTCCCGACGCCTTCACTTTTGTCGGCGGCTCCTCGCCCTGGATCCTCGTCGCGGTCGCCGGTGGCGTTGCTGCGAGCGATGACTATGGCCTCACCTGGACGGAACTGCTTTCATGA
- a CDS encoding SHOCT domain-containing protein gives MMWGTANMGWTWGFGLLAVAGVALIIYVVVRALSNNTTGKAGPPSTPSPPAPTRARLILDERFARGELTQEQYKDQLRTLDEG, from the coding sequence ATGATGTGGGGAACAGCAAATATGGGGTGGACCTGGGGATTCGGGCTGTTGGCGGTCGCGGGCGTTGCCCTGATCATCTATGTGGTCGTTCGTGCGCTCTCGAACAACACCACGGGGAAGGCCGGCCCGCCCTCGACACCGAGTCCGCCCGCGCCTACTCGCGCCCGGCTGATTCTGGATGAACGCTTCGCTCGTGGGGAACTCACCCAAGAGCAGTATAAGGATCAGCTGCGCACACTGGACGAGGGTTAG